The DNA window AACAATACTTCTCTTTTCATAttaatattttgttgttattttttcctcatattgGGAGGTATACGGTTGTAATTTTGTGCCAAAAGTTCCAGTTTTTCAGTTGTGCATTCACACAAGTGCCTCAGCTTATAGGCTCaggaaataaatttgttaacGAGTCTACTCACAGTCTTATAGAAATTGTTTGTCTTTCAATGTTCTACGTATTAAATTCAATATCAAAATAATCAATACATTAAATTCAAAGCTCAGATCTTTTAAAGCAacagatttccagaaaaaaaaacgcgatcAAATGAATCAATCGTCGTCTGCAGTCCATATATCCGTTTTTGTTTCTCCCAATGGTACTGGTTCCGGTGGCGCCTGTAAGGGTGACAAGAGAACATCCatataaaatatttcgaagaaaaaacatgaaaattcgATGCACAACCACACCCACCTCGGCGGCTTTTGCACGAGCTTTCGCTTCTTTCTGCATTGCGTCCAGTTTTTGAGTTGTGATTGTTTTTAGCGGTAAAAGTTTCGGTTTGCAAAATATTGGCGTCATCGCCTCATCTTTGAAGAGAAATGCATCCGCAGCGCTCAACGTCTCGCGTAACGAAGACATCGGCTAGGACTCTAGAACCATCTCGTAAGAAAAGCGGCTAATAGCGGGCGCTGATAGCATGAAAGAGAGAATAAGTGAATACGGGCAGTATaacaatcaataaatatgaaaataatgtataaaatataagcatatacatacatggaataagaaataaatgtgttaaataaaaaaaaaacaataaatgggCATTACGAACACACAGATACAAAAATTAATGGGTCCACTCCAGCGTAATAATTGAGATGGAAAAGGCTTAACTCCAAGAGATTATATGCAGTTGAAATGCTCTGCATATCAAATactgaaaaatacaaataataacaatatattAAAATACCATAATAATATTCAAATTATTCATTTCAGACTTCAGAGAACTCAGCTACAATATTTCATCAGAAAATTACCAAAACTAAGCACAAAAATAGTCAAggaattcctttttcttcacttttaactgctcgcactccttttttcttttattcccgGCCCTAAACTCACCTTGGACGACGATCCCACAAATAACACAAAACGACtgttagaagaaagaaaaaatgtaatgaaaactatgacattaaaaaaaaaaacatcagtaGTAAACGCACAACAATTAAGAGATATACAACTATCTTAATGTAATTGACcaataatttaaagaaaaaaatcatacgaTTTCTTGGATTTCGACTGATTTTTGAGACTTTCTATGATGTCAATATTACCAGGCTCATTTCTAGgtgaatatttcattttttaaaactcaaaaaaacaaaaacttaatTTACAAGAATACGTAAATTTAAGGAATTCCTTCTGTCCTAtcttttgaatatttccatCAATTAGAGAGAGAATTTCGTTCTTCTCATCATCAATCGGATTTGCTAACCGCTGttcataaattcaaaaattctttccagaaaaaaatgttcagttCCTAAATTCTTTTGAATCTTCCTTGTGCAATAACTATACAAAAATCAGGTTTAACACTTTGTAATCGACAAAAGGTTAGCATTTAAGGCTAACTCTAAGCATCTGATTCAAAACCCAAAAACCGTTAAATATCTCCTCTTTTCCATAACGGGACCGCTCACAGCAACAATTCATTAAATTTTAACACAGCTCCGCCACCACGAACACGAACAAATCTTAGtagaagcagaaaaattaaTGATGTGGTTATAGCTGATGGAAAACCACGAAAACAGAATCATTTTGGCAAGAAGATTGGGAAATTGTGACCGTTTCACATGGTACTATTGCAATAGATTACAAGAGCGCCaatatcatttgaaaaaaaaaaaaacatttaggaagaaagatAAATTGAAAAGTAGGGAGAAACTCACTTAGAACGTTGTGTCCGCTTTGTTCGCCTTTGCACTGGGTGTTGCTATAGCAACATGTGGCATGCGGTTACGTGTAACACCCATTTCCCAAGAATCTCTTTGGAAACATATCTTCAAGCAGCTTTTGtgcacattttattttcttcgcccagaagaagaagtaaaaagcaattatttccctttcttcttgttttcaacGCTTTTTCGTTAGCATAATCTGGCCAAATGGATATCGGCATTCGAACAGGATGATTTCAGTAATATTAAGGAACTTTTGCCCTCACATCACATAATCCAGATTCGACAATGTTACGCACACTATATATTCAGAGTAAgcgaattatttctattatttaataCTTTGTATAATTCCGCAAAATTAAAACAGCAACGGTAAATATATTCATTAAACTTCACTTATGATGGATTCATTAAATATCGAACAATTTCTGTACACGAGAGATGAGCTTTGTCTGATCGAACTCTACACCTAAAGGAGACCTTTCTgccctggaaaaaaaaacatcgatgGAAAGATGATTACGTAGCAAAGATGAAGATGATAACGACGATGATAGATGAAACGTGAAAAAACAGCACAAGACGATGATAAGCTCCTCAAATGACAATTTCACTGCTAACAAAAAGTACCTACTATGAACAGCAAAGAAAAGCTCATGACATGACGCCATATTTAAACGACCATAGGGTACTCTGTACAATATCGACTCTTTACAGGGAACAAGCACAGAGCAACTCGGATTCCAGGATATTTGAAAGAACTTCGACAGCGAGCTAAAGTGGAGCAGTTGAAAGGCGGAGCAATAGAGAATTCGGCGGGCGAGAAAAGGGTAGCACAAGTAACGCAAGACACGCACAAAGCAAACACCGGTACCAGGAGAAGGAGAGAGTTTGAGAGACGGAGGAAACGGGTAGCGGAGCAcgagtttttgtgttttcctatttactatttcctgaataaaaaataaaatagcggCAATAGGCTTCTCACGTGCGTTGATGGGGATAAACATAGAAAGTGGCAACATAGCAACAAAGCTACGAGGTGCGCTCTTTTCTATGTCAAATCAACATACGCTCCCACTGCAACTATTTCTCGCAAACAAAGCGAAAATAGTTCATAGTAGGAAAAATCTCATGACGACTACTGCTAAATATGCATGATTCACCCATTTAAACTCGTGCTCAGCCacttccgaaaaaaagcataagCAAGATATAAACACTTAACAGTAAAATCAACACACCgcaataatataattaaatgAAGCTCAAAATATCGATAgaaatgtatatgtatatatttacgTGTATAATATGTATGTAGCTACGTGTATTTATGTACATCATAATTCTTACTATACAAGCACATCATGATATCGTATACACCGTAGCGTTATGATACGCGTAGTAAATGTTAACCGAGAAATATAACAAGACAGTGACAGCTACGATGAACAAAACTGCCACTTAACCTTGAGCAAAAATTGACGCTTCACTCGGATACTTTCTGCATACGACATCTGTCACAAACACTTAAACTACTAAAAggggaagagaaaagaaattcaagctAACAAATGCGAAGTCGAAAGCGCGTAGAATATTATAAATCACATCAGTCCGAGCTCAATTATAGGCAGAACAGCGTACCGAGCTATAGGGTCAAAAGGCAGCCGGGAATCACACCGAGACGCCGCGCAATCTCTTACACTTACGATTCACGCATTTGATCGCAGTAAAAACCCGAACATTTTGTCGAACATTGATGGACTGCGATGTAGACGTGATTGATCAGTTCCTATACGCTTCAACGACGACTGCGACTCGAGGCGGGGCAAcgaacctttaaaaaattgcaccGGTTAGTATTGGAAAGGTAAggaaacg is part of the Necator americanus strain Aroian chromosome V, whole genome shotgun sequence genome and encodes:
- a CDS encoding hypothetical protein (NECATOR_CHRV.G18352.T1), whose protein sequence is MSSLRETLSAADAFLFKDEAMTPIFCKPKLLPLKTITTQKLDAMQKEAKARAKAAEAPPEPVPLGETKTDIWTADDD